The Nilaparvata lugens isolate BPH chromosome 14, ASM1435652v1, whole genome shotgun sequence DNA segment aataaCTGACCAGCACTTCCCGTTCAATCAGAAGCTGAGGAATAAAAGTTAATATCACTATAGAAATATTGACGAATTCTTGAGTGGtgatttccaataaatttagTGGAGGAAAAGAATTCCATTGTTTCAAGTGGGTGTGATCACACATGAAAATGAAtagcattggttcttatgggtgTGTTCATACATTGTCAGAAAATGAATAGCATTGGTTTTTATGGGTGTGTTCACACATTGACATAAAATGAAtagcattggttcttatgggtgTGTTCACACATTGACATAAAATGAATTGCATTGATTGTTATGGGTGTGTTCACACATTGATATAAAATGAATAGCATTGGTTTTTATGGGTGTGTTCACACATCAGCAGAAAATGAATACCATTATTTTTTGTGGTAGTATTCACACATGGCAGATAAAATCAACCGTTTAAAGCATAGATGAACTAAATGTTAATGAAGCTCTTTCTTTGATCTTTCAAGGCCTATCAAAGCATTCTCTTCcagaaaaaaaaactatctAAATATATCCAAACCTTTCTAAAAATCTATCCTGTATAGGTATTTCCTATATATTACCGGTATTACCTGTATTTCCCTATAGTTTCTTGGTTTTAATATCAAATACATTGGAGACTGCATTTTATACACAATAcacagaaaattgaaatattttcttgattatatTGATAGAGAAggcaataaatataattaataaataccaatattattaTCGTTGAAGTATTATTAAAGTAGTGAAATTAAGTTCATTATTTGATCTATCAGTCCTCTACTTCATTACATATAATAAGTTTTACTTCAAACCTACttattttttatgtaaataatgtgaCAATATGtttcttaaaatatttcaattttgagatTTCTTTTCTAATATCTTGACTAGGGTTATGACAATACTACTTATTTTGTATAGGCTAACAAATGCCGTTTCAATTCATctagtttttcaataaatctacAAAATCGTGTTATCATTGGTTTCTGTTCTTTATAAAAGGGTTCTCAAAGTTTGCCCCCGAATCTCCaatcttttttgaataaagattcAAAAAGACAatcttgtttttgtgttttatcTCTTGTTTGAGTTCTATGTTTTTGTTATGGTTTTATAccttgtttcattaatttttagcCTAAAATTTTCACACCATTATTATTCACAAGTTATCAACGAATACTGCTTGCAACATCAAAAAATTAtgtgattttttataaaataaaattgtgtaCATACAAACTTTAATTTCACTATAGTATTAGAATTGTATGTAGATGGATAGACTGTGTATTACAATATATTAACTAGTATTGTAATCCTAatattactgttattagatgTAGTCCAATAAAAtcgattatttttattataaaagtttgtttgttttttgtggTTACAGTTGAGATAGTATTAAGAAAACttctgaagaaaatgaaaaatcacaatgaagaatattaagaattttagaaaatgTGCGAAATTTGGAGAAGAGAACATCTGAAATATGCCGGTTTGGTGAGTAGTTCATCggcattttttttttgtctatGTTGGGTTCGATTCCAGGTATCTGGCATTTTCTCTCAATTGACAAACAGTATTGAGAATCAGGTAGGAAGAGGAGGggaaattatattgtaatcaattttgaaaatgtggTGAAAAATACGTTTATTTTCTCAGTAACTATGTTAgacaagaaaataatttttgttttgtctcTACAGATTAAATCGGtgtaaaaaagtataaaataaataatttttttgtttattaaatGAGCAAGATATCGcacaaaataattaatgttatCATTGACAACTGAAACTGTATCCAACGATTGTGATACCTGTATCATGAAAAATATGTGCACATGATACACTTGTGTCAAATAGGCCTGTTTTCGATGATACGTGTATCACTAttgtgtgatactgtatcagttTTCAATGATACGTGTATCAAATTTGTGTGATACGACATGTCTTACTAGCAAATCTTaactagaaaataataattagaatattCTAGAAGTTATTGAGCAAAGTAATTCGACTCTAGTCATGCTATCTACtagatgaatattttttaaaggttttttaaataattatacaaatttatgaaaaatatccaCTAATCTCTCTTTGCTACAAAGTCATCATTTTGCAATCAAATAGTTGTTGACTAgctggaataataataataatgcccCAAGAAGCTTTTGAGcagtttccattatttttaaatttgatttcccCAGGTCTACAAAACTTCTCTTGTGGTATTTAACGTTGgaaaatacatttaattatgTATTTAATCAATAAAACGGGGGCGGTTTTGGTGTTGTATTGGATTTCTTCCTTATTTTACTGCTAGCTGCCAGAGTGGTCGCCTGCCGGCCTGATGTCCTGTGTCTAGTCGTGGGTCGACTGAACTCCTTGTAGTTCCGAGTTTCACTGCTAGGTAGCGCTGGTGGTGTTGGCGGAGAAAATTCAAATCCTGTACTAGCACTGCTACAATCTACAGTAGGTTTTTCGGTGATTTTACAACTTTTATCAGATATTTTGCGTTGGTTTTCTCGATTCCTGTCAATACTCTGGTCTGATTCTGAGGGTTTAGTTGTTGGAACCAAATTTTTGTCAAAAGTAGTCAAATTTTTGTCGATATTTTCAGTAGGTGGAGGTGTTGAGGGAGATTTTTTCGCCTCCATTTCAGTTGGTTTTGAGGGGTGATTTTTGTCACAAGTCTCAGAAAGTGGTGGGGTCGGAGGAGGGGATTTTTTCAGGTTATGCTCTGATATTCTGATGCCCGGAATGAAGAGTCTTAGGGCGTCAGGGCCTATTGGAAATTTTCGATTTGTAGTGTGACTGCAGACCTCTTCAGGTAGAATTTTTGATTCCGGGGCACTGCCTCGCATATTCATTGTCACCTGTAACAAAATTgggattttttttttagaaatgtgTTAAACTCCTCGTGTTACAGTATAATATGAGTTGTTTcactacaatacagggtgattTATTCACTGAAATATAACATCTCACttccactctcagatcagaataatcattcattttcgAATGTTTATAACTCGAGAATTGGAGAGAATTTCGCCAATGCGGTAACATGTAATTGTTCCTCTTGGCAAGTACaatcattcctgagagtttgagTGATTTCAATTCTCAaccattttttgtaaaaattcatggatttcatgaagAATGCAAATAACCAGATTCAGCTGATATTCGGGCTATGggtagaggttgacctaacaagtgtttaggctatttatttacttatttaggcTATGCATTCCATTGACAATtttaaatcataattataatatataatatgattgggagaagacaacaggcatagcccaaaactgtcttctcacaaatttttactttccttgccctattaccatagtaaggaaagtattgctttccgaaaaaaattaaggtactccaatttctaaatttctatacgtttcaaggtcccctgagtccaaaaaactggtttttgggtattgtctgtatgtatgtgtgtgtgtgtgtgtgtatgagtgtatgtgcgtctgtgtacacaatatctcatctcccaattaacggaatgacttgaaatttggagcttaaggtcctttcactataaggatccgacacgaacaatttcgatcaaatgcaataaattcaagatggcggctaaaatggcgaaaatgttgtcaaaaacagggtttttcgtgattttctcggaaacggctccaacgattttgatcaaattcataccttaaatagtcatcgataagctctatcaactgccacaagtcccatatctgtaaaactttcaggagctccgcctcatcaatgcagatagattcccaattatcaggcttcagatacaattgaaacaaaaaaaaaatcaagtggagtagattgagcatgaaaatctctacaattaatgttcagtaacattttcacctaaaattgaaaataagctttaaattcgagaaaatgtgattattcaattgcaaattattgttgattctattaaatcattcactataaagagatagcagacctcatgtgtgtctccagcgctattgccctgtcaccagctgactcaaatctttgaatagtagacttgagatgcgcgggaacactagcgtcaggtgagcaattttcataacggcaaggaaagttgtgtgagtgcgccacaccagatttttaaaaatagaagtttcaaaaaagaatgtggttaagatttcacttttcacttcaaaaagtccaatttccacttcaaaactaatgcataaattaaaaattttaattttcaatattcaaaaactgattaaaaacaaaaatatttcactcaaatctctacaaattggaaattttttttagttattttgcaaaattttgagccagaaaaaaACACAATTCCACTATTATTGACTAGGAATATGAGATGTTTTGCTACAATAGAGGGTGAGTAATTCACTGAAACAGGTAAAATCTTGACTCCACTCTCATCAGAGTAATCACTAATTTTCGAATGCTTGTAACTCAAAAATAGGAgagaatttcgccaatgtggtGACATAATATTGTTCCATCACATAATATCATTTTTGAGAGTTTGAGCGGTTTTAATTATCaaccatttttgcaaaaatccatgatgttttattcatgaatttcataaaaaatacaaatctcCTAGATTTGGCTGATATTCGCGtcatggatagaggttgacctatcaagtgttgtgctataatatgagacgttgcgctacaatacagggtgagttattcactaAACCATAAAATCTTAcctccactctcagatcagaaaaatcattcattttcgaatgcttataactcaagaataggagaGAATTTTGCCAATGTGGTGACATATAATGTGGTTCGCCATAATGTGGTTCCTCTtgtcaagtactatcattcccCAATGTATTAACCATGCCTAATGAATTGACCCATGTCAAATGAGCTTACCTCCAGAGATGTCTTAGTGACCAGTGCCTGATGTTTGTTGAATGCCGATACCAGTTGAGCAACAGTGAAGCGTGGCTCTTCCTCATCTGCAATGATCCTCTGCCAGGTGGACTGGTGGCTGCTACTGTCTGGCTCACTAACATCGGCCTCAGACGAAGACAGGTCTGTGCTGGGTGATAGGGGACTGGGATTTTGGTCCTCTCCAGGGCCGGATGTTTGCTTGCTGAATAGTAGTTGGGTGGGGCGCTTTGTCACTTGCAATCTTGAGTCAGGTGTCATTTTGGATTGGTCGACCTCCATTTTGGATTGATCAGCTGCTGTTGTTGATGTATCAACTGTTTTGTCAACCATTGTTGCCTTGGACTGATCAGCTGTTTTGTTACCTACCAGTTTGGAGTGGTCAACATCTGTTTTAAATGGATCACCTGCTGTTGTTGGTTGTGATTTGGACTTATCAGCTAATGTGGAGGAAGCAGATGACATTTTCTTTCTATCAGTTACAGGTGATGTCCTATTGTGATCAGTTGCTGTTGACAAGgtagaaatttttgttttatccaCAGTGGAACTTTGAAATTTGGTCTGCTCAGCTGTTTTGGCATGATTGGAGGAATCTAATGAAGgcatttttgtttttgtaggAGACCCTAGAGTCTTATTTTGATCAGTTAACATTGTTGAAGAAACTTGGCCCTGTTCAACTGTCTTGGAAACTGTGAATCTTTTACTACCACTACTCTCAATTTGTGAACTTCTACTCTGGTCATCTGCTCTAGAAACTGTGAACCTCCTGCCATGATCAGCTGTTGTCTGATTTATATTCTGATCAGCCGATCTGCTGGTAGTTTTGTTTGGATCATCTGTTGTTGATATTTTTCTCTGATCAGCTGTTCTATTGATAGTTTTTTCTGGATCATCTGTGGTTGATGTCTTTCTTTGATTAGCTGTTTTTGTTGTGGTCTTGTTTTCATCTGAATGTATTCTGCAGTTATCTTTGTTttggttgttgttgttctttTCGTTATTCATGGCTAGATGCAGTTTTTCGATTGCAATAAGTACTTTGGACTCAGTAGATTCTGGAGTGGCGGGGGTAGAACTGGTTGCATATTGTTTTGATTGGGTGGTTTTGGTAGCACTGCTGGTTGAGCCATTTTCTTTAGTTCGTTCCTGGaaaagaataattcaataattgatgtagAGGTGAAATATTGAATCAccttattttatatatattcaatcatCATGAAATACATCTATATTGTAATGAAGcttgttgttcctttcccaatcattcacaTGATTTATATTGAATCTGTATTGAatccattattatcattattttactcTAAAGCTTatctttttctattattttattttgttgttgtAGCAGCTTCAGGAACCCTGTAGTTTCACTCCTCCTCCATCTCAAGGCCCAGGAAGCAGGCCACCCCACAATTTTATTATGTGATTGCTTGTGTTGTCTATGGAACTGTCCTCCACAGGCACACGTTGAGTATTTGTGGAGGAATTCAATAATATCGAATATTTTCCCTCTTTCACTAAAAAtacttgaaggaataaaaaaatattctaatttgaatatatttcattatatattgtgtaaataaatgaacaagAAGATAATGGGAGATGTATagtgatattcaattcaaacttaCATCATTCCTTTTAGATTACACCTAAACTTCCCATTCAGATAAAGCTCACAGTTTTATGTAAATTTCAATGTATGAGGGTccagtttctaggacacttattaaaCCTGATGGCTTATTAAATATGGGCCTGGTTTTCTAGGGTACGTATTGAACCAATATGTTTGATGGTTCATTACAGTTGATGAATATACTATGAACCATGTTCTTTAGATTTAATGGACCATTAGATTCAATGAGTGTCATAGAAACTGGGCCCAAGACACAGATCTCACTAGCTTGATACATGTATCACACATATCTGATACATGTATCACTAATTTGATACATGTATCATCACCCTTGTTTTTCACCCACCTtgtcattgttgttattattctGGCTAGCATCACAGATGAGGGTTAACACAGTTTGTAGTGGTGATGGTTTGGAAGTGATGACATCTTTGTGTCCAACTTCAGGCGCCACTTTGTCATGACAACTGTCTGTAGCCATTTTGTCCCCTTCAGCAGCCATTTTGGtgtcttctccatcatcattgTCCATCTGTTGGGCAACCAGCGCTCCAGCCAGACTGTTGAGCACTTCATGTGACTTGGACAGATGCCGGATGCCATACAGTTTGTCCCGGGATAGACAGCGTTTGTGGCCACTCAGCAGTAGTTGTTCCCTGCATCAGTGAGTGCAGATATAATTATCAGAGACaagttgaaggaggaggagaatgaaggAGAAGAGTGTTCAGAaagtttatagtgaggtccacgttataatgacagtgtttcattagcaatggtattgctatccttgtctatcatccaacaaagtggatagtgctatctctttctcactttgctctgttgccagatcagctttcaacaatgtagatttaataattaataaaaaatttatcttaattaagaaaattcattataaaattattgataaatataattgcttgcttgataaaatataattgattattttaaacaagattgaacagttaatattacttcaataaacatgtgtcagctaccgtctatagaaggcattgataagacagaggatcggcaacattgttctcctatctttctccactgccattatattgTCACGGTGGAGAACACTCATTGTCCTCACTAAAACATGGTCCTTGTCATAATAACAGtgagatatttcaaaaatttcaatcatgaataacagttattttgtaataaaaacTAACCTGGACCTGGACACAAGTGACATCTGACTCTCACACAGTCTCCTGGTGCGATCGTAGCGTGACTTGATGCCGGAGCCACTGGACGCCTGAGACTTGTGCTTGGCTACCACCCGTTCAAACAGCGCCTCACGTGACTTGGACAGGTACTTGCGCAGTTGGTTGCTGGAAGTGGCGGCGGTGGGACCACTGGAGTGGTGAGAGTTTGTCGTGGTCTTACTTCGATGGTGTCTGCGTGACGTTTTGTTGTTGGCCAACCAGGGGTGGTTCAGGCATTGTTTGGCTGTCATACGGTCTCTGAAAACGGTTACAAGATAAATATGAGTCTAAAAGTGGCACAGGTTGTCACGGTGGGACCACTGGAGTGGTGAGAATTTGTCGAGGTCTTACTTCAATGGGTTCTGCGTGACGTTTTGTTGTTGGCTAACCAGGGGTGGTTTAGGCATTGTTTGGCTGTCATACGGTCTCTGAAAACGGTTACAAGATAAATATGAGTCTAAAAGTGGCCCAGGTTGTCACGGTGGGACCACTGGAGTGGTGAGAATTTGTCGTGGTCTTACTGCGATGGTGTCTGGGTGATGTTTTGTTGTTGGCTAACCAGGGGTGGTTCAGGCATTGTTTGGCTGTCATACGGTCTCTGAAAATGGTTAGAACATGATTATGAATCTGAAATTGGTACAGGTTGTCGCGGTGGGACCACTGGAGTGGTGAGAATTTGTCGAGGTCTTACTTCAATGGGTTCTGTGTGACGTTTTGTTGTTGGCTAACCAGGGGTGGTTCAGGCATTGTTTGGCTGTCATACGGTCTCTGAAAACGGTTAGAAGATAAATATGAGTCTAAAAGTGGCCCAGGTTGTCGCGGTGGGACCACTGGAGTGGTGAGAGTTTGTCGTAGTCTTACTTCAATGGTGACGTTTTGTTGTTGGCCAACCAGGGGTGGTTCATGCAGTGTTTGGCTGTCATAGTCTTTAATTaaacccttgtggagcacgggttacctccTAGTCTGTAATAAGTTTGACTATTtctacttgaatcttaaggtgcgtacagactttggctctgctccgcaaccgaacgtcactccaacagagcgattgatgatcgaccggggagcaagagtggttcgaccggggaacgcgagaagatctaacatcttccgtaacgttcatgatgggtgcgggggcggagcgactgtggttcgttggaggaacgagggcggagcgtgctcggtgcgggttggaggcgtgtttatgtgtacgcagctttacataAATATAGATGATTTCTACTCAATTGGATTCCTCTCGAGTAGAGCTTGGCAATGAAATCTTTGGCATAGAGAGACAGTTCTTGAATAACTCTTTGATTACACAATTTTATAGAATTAATCTGTAAAAGAGAGGAATATTTCTACTCGAATCTGTGTCATAAATATAGATGATTTCTACTTACTTTGGATTCCTCTTGAGCAATTTAGCAATGAAGTCTTTGGCATGTTGTGACACATCATCGAAAAGCTCATCAGGGAAGTCTAGCTGAGCTCGGCTGATGTTCAGAAAGGTCTCCTGATCCGTTTCACCTCCAAAGGGTGAGAACCCAGTCAGCAGAACGTAGACGGTCACTCCTAGGGACCTGCAAAGTCAGCGAAAATATGTTAAGAATTTGTATacaatatgataaataaataaatattagatATTGAAAACACTCAGAGATTGGTGAATTCAGGAATACGGTTCGGTTTGCTTTCTGTTCATTTTCGACcgattccgataagtgtgaaacgttAATTCGGTTCcaaatagcaaccgcatagcaccgaacgccccatCAACACAAAtcggtttcatcatattcgaatttgtTGCTAGGAAACagcaaataaaaacaaattcttCCACACACGCTCGGTTTTTcgttttattttaacctgaatatcggggaccgagcttcgctctggagtacaaaagcataaaaaatgtattacgaaagaataaattataatatcattcatagttcatacagaaatgttctatctagtcacagtaaattgaaattaattcccagtggaatgcaaaaatttccctcacagaaaggcccagttgcacaaaagccggttaaattttaatcctgattaacttcacgtgaaccaagattaaattaagattaattcccagtggaatgcaaaaatttcccacaaaggcccagttgcacaaaagccggttaaattttaatcctgattaaaacttcacgtgaaccaaatcaaagacaaccatttcaaaaagatggatctactggaattaatcaggattgaaaataacccggcttttttgcaaccggcattaagtacctgattgaatgattacaaaagttcaacagctgagtcataattttgacacagtcccacacacatgaactcgctcactcacttccatcaccaacagaagacgaaataattattatcagctgtttttccaaggatgaataataattatccttttaatgtccttcagcgagtttccccagggatgagacctagtgcaatcgaatctttatattataaacctactatgttctgaatttcgtgagaatcgttagaaccgttttcgagatccggtgaaatacaaacatataaacatctgaacatataaacagaagttgctcgtttaatagtataggatatcgtggttatctgtttcaaaatcttCCATGTCAAAATCAAATGGTCAATTCATTTTAGTTAGTTTACTGGAGCAAAATTAAGCAAAATTGACTCTGGAGATAAGTTGTACATTGTCAATTAATTTATACTCTAGAAATACTATACTCAgtaaatttatcaaaatcacTCTATGCtctatattattgaatatcagatctaaaataaataattaaatgcaacttgaatgaaaaaatatttggtCTACTTACCACATATCGGCAGCTAAAGTGATTGGTTCATAATGCAGGATTTCAGGAGCTGTAATAAAATGCAGGATTTAATTTAGTGACAAAAAATTGGACTATTTATTTTATGAGACGAAATagagaaatattattcatttattaaataattatactgaTCAAAATTCGGAAGATACTGTTTTAGGCATAGCCTGTTGCTAACCTATGTCATTTATAAGGAATCATTTAAAAggaataaatcattttataaggaatataatattatgttcactggcaggtaacccgtgccccGCAAGGGGCTaattcaaaacttgacaaactgataaATTGACTTACTGgaatcatgaataatttgaaataggcctataaccatcatcagtaaatgaagaatctatatgcaaaattttgagttaatcagttgagtagttgagacgtgatgatgcgtcattcgtgaatttcctatcccctacctgtataagccagttctttccttcatattattatagtagacTTGTGCCACTATTGataaattagttatttgtgcaactagtgcgcaaagtgacagtttgctgcaccgaatgaaacgtttacgcccgagccgtaggcgagggcggaatggtttcttgagtgcagcagaggaactttgcgcacgtatttcacattaagtttttcctacagttaccattgaatatgaaaagtgggtaattatgggtaaaattgtttttctgtgtaattttattattgataaaaaccttaatttattgtcaaattgaataaaaatgttgtcgttggttataatatatatttaataaggtgctcgttgtgcttcattgcacctctgctcactatagcagcccagtcactgttaccaacttcattttgattttgctgcactgttgctccatataacctactaaatattttgcgttgccatgttgcaaatctggagtgcagaaaaatttttcccgcactagagcagaaaagtgattctttgcgttctgtaatcagtgcagcaatggccacttttcaacgtaactgtaggaaaacatatttttatatctaagAGATTTCAATACAAACgattttttgacaaaaatagTGATGATGATAACATTGATATGGCTCAATGTTTCGATTGTGGAGTAATACCACCACatctcttcattattttttgttgattaataatgaattaattattaaaaatacataattgaacatatctCACCAACATATTCCGGTGTTCCCAGTATTTCGTGAATGTCTGATCCGTCCAAAATAACGCgggaaatttcaaaatcgcacaccTTGACGTCACAGTGTGGAAACTCCCCCATTAGAACCAGATTCTGGGGCTGGAAATTGATATAAACATTTGACATTAATGTCAGatttggataataataataataatatcaagtgacctggctggctcaggtctggtgtcagagttttcaggtcgcagctgatcgatttcagggcctctgacatgacctaacgactgctttttaggcagccgggaccgacggcttaacgtgtccatccgtttagatttggattattttttattaatataatattatataattaagaTTTGGATAAATTTTTATCTATTTAGATACAGTAACATGGTGGCTTATCTAATGAGAGCATAAAATGTCTCGAATTCTGAACTTGTTATTGGACCTCCCTGAGGATGAAGAAGCTTAGGATATAAGAAAGATAGTGAGTTCCACGGTGTAACTGTGAACTAAGTTATCATTTTCAAACTGTGTATTCCAATTAAGTTTTAGAGTAGTTTTGGGCGAATGTCTGTTGTTTATACCcgtattttatttgtatatgaataaataatggcagtggagatagATAGGAGGACATTgatcgtttatgttccaaatttgaagcagattttttgtcaactcaagctgaTTCGTGTGTTGtagggagtgtaagagtgtaagaagggcacagtatgagagactaccagcgtcacatagcttcaccaaaaacaactactaggactatcggcttcagttaacactcacatttgcaacatagacaccctatacactgtctattattagtgtgttgttgggagtgtaagagtgtaagaagggcacagtatgagagactaccagcgtcacatagcttcacagaaaacaactactaggactatcggcttcagttaacactcacatttgcaacatagacaccctatacactgtctattattagtgtgtgttgggagt contains these protein-coding regions:
- the LOC111062230 gene encoding serine/threonine-protein kinase Nek4 isoform X1 encodes the protein MVRWRTNDVQNGVVRVDAKQLSSLIRQEPISKYYHIEQPPFAVGAFASVCRAQQLGSGVGGMFCAKHCLRMRSGLDCTADIHHEIALLSLCSTSPRVVRLHDVFETDDHFVIIMEYAPGGDMQTIIDNNVVPFEADVVRFVQHVVEGLAYLHHRRIAHLDIKPQNLVLMGEFPHCDVKVCDFEISRVILDGSDIHEILGTPEYVAPEILHYEPITLAADMWSLGVTVYVLLTGFSPFGGETDQETFLNISRAQLDFPDELFDDVSQHAKDFIAKLLKRNPKDRMTAKQCLNHPWLANNKTSRRHHRSKTTTNSHHSSGPTAATSSNQLRKYLSKSREALFERVVAKHKSQASSGSGIKSRYDRTRRLCESQMSLVSRSREQLLLSGHKRCLSRDKLYGIRHLSKSHEVLNSLAGALVAQQMDNDDGEDTKMAAEGDKMATDSCHDKVAPEVGHKDVITSKPSPLQTVLTLICDASQNNNNNDKERTKENGSTSSATKTTQSKQYATSSTPATPESTESKVLIAIEKLHLAMNNEKNNNNQNKDNCRIHSDENKTTTKTANQRKTSTTDDPEKTINRTADQRKISTTDDPNKTTSRSADQNINQTTADHGRRFTVSRADDQSRSSQIESSGSKRFTVSKTVEQGQVSSTMLTDQNKTLGSPTKTKMPSLDSSNHAKTAEQTKFQSSTVDKTKISTLSTATDHNRTSPVTDRKKMSSASSTLADKSKSQPTTAGDPFKTDVDHSKLVGNKTADQSKATMVDKTVDTSTTAADQSKMEVDQSKMTPDSRLQVTKRPTQLLFSKQTSGPGEDQNPSPLSPSTDLSSSEADVSEPDSSSHQSTWQRIIADEEEPRFTVAQLVSAFNKHQALVTKTSLEVTMNMRGSAPESKILPEEVCSHTTNRKFPIGPDALRLFIPGIRISEHNLKKSPPPTPPLSETCDKNHPSKPTEMEAKKSPSTPPPTENIDKNLTTFDKNLVPTTKPSESDQSIDRNRENQRKISDKSCKITEKPTVDCSSASTGFEFSPPTPPALPSSETRNYKEFSRPTTRHRTSGRQATTLAASSKIRKKSNTTPKPPPFY
- the LOC111062230 gene encoding serine/threonine-protein kinase Nek4 isoform X2, coding for MMYSKPMTILSSLWSSSAPGGDMQTIIDNNVVPFEADVVRFVQHVVEGLAYLHHRRIAHLDIKPQNLVLMGEFPHCDVKVCDFEISRVILDGSDIHEILGTPEYVAPEILHYEPITLAADMWSLGVTVYVLLTGFSPFGGETDQETFLNISRAQLDFPDELFDDVSQHAKDFIAKLLKRNPKDRMTAKQCLNHPWLANNKTSRRHHRSKTTTNSHHSSGPTAATSSNQLRKYLSKSREALFERVVAKHKSQASSGSGIKSRYDRTRRLCESQMSLVSRSREQLLLSGHKRCLSRDKLYGIRHLSKSHEVLNSLAGALVAQQMDNDDGEDTKMAAEGDKMATDSCHDKVAPEVGHKDVITSKPSPLQTVLTLICDASQNNNNNDKERTKENGSTSSATKTTQSKQYATSSTPATPESTESKVLIAIEKLHLAMNNEKNNNNQNKDNCRIHSDENKTTTKTANQRKTSTTDDPEKTINRTADQRKISTTDDPNKTTSRSADQNINQTTADHGRRFTVSRADDQSRSSQIESSGSKRFTVSKTVEQGQVSSTMLTDQNKTLGSPTKTKMPSLDSSNHAKTAEQTKFQSSTVDKTKISTLSTATDHNRTSPVTDRKKMSSASSTLADKSKSQPTTAGDPFKTDVDHSKLVGNKTADQSKATMVDKTVDTSTTAADQSKMEVDQSKMTPDSRLQVTKRPTQLLFSKQTSGPGEDQNPSPLSPSTDLSSSEADVSEPDSSSHQSTWQRIIADEEEPRFTVAQLVSAFNKHQALVTKTSLEVTMNMRGSAPESKILPEEVCSHTTNRKFPIGPDALRLFIPGIRISEHNLKKSPPPTPPLSETCDKNHPSKPTEMEAKKSPSTPPPTENIDKNLTTFDKNLVPTTKPSESDQSIDRNRENQRKISDKSCKITEKPTVDCSSASTGFEFSPPTPPALPSSETRNYKEFSRPTTRHRTSGRQATTLAASSKIRKKSNTTPKPPPFY